In Oncorhynchus nerka isolate Pitt River linkage group LG21, Oner_Uvic_2.0, whole genome shotgun sequence, the following are encoded in one genomic region:
- the LOC115104086 gene encoding 1-phosphatidylinositol 4,5-bisphosphate phosphodiesterase delta-3-A-like isoform X1 has translation MLGRSKKPPTAVHHEPKAVESQTKAQDPLRKLGVLDDEDVRAMMHGSNMVKVRSQKWQKSRSLRLLEDGVTVWCESTKSSRKAKAQQTFSVTEVECVREGCQSEALRRLSGSVPENQCFTVVFRGARKSLDLLCPCEEEARHWVRGIRTLKERVANMTQKEKLDHWIRGYLRRADENDDGKMSYDEVKRLLQMINIDLNEQYARSLFKKADRSCDGRLDHVEIEEFCRELMRRPELDAVYRHYSGNGCVLSTAELRDFLGDQGEDASLIHAQSLIRTYELNDWAQNNQFMTQNGFTMYMLSQENDVFNPDHARVHQDMTRPLAHYFISSSHNTYLTKDQVTSASSAEPYIRALNQGCRCVELDCWDGDKGEPVIYHGHTLTSKVPFKEVIETIAQYAFKASPYPLILSLENHCTVEQQTVMARHLRTILGKRLLTKPLNDQTLKDLPSPEELRGRILVKGKKDVHHLNQLGKTSSFDTSSDDEASSNNKKDKKDPAKAVSSKLSPELSELVVYCRSVPFRGFQHSAQKPPDEMSSFNENDALKHIKDTGKLFVRHNSRQLSRIYPSGQRLQSSNYDPQDMWNGGCSMVALNFQTPGEQMDLNQGRFLPNSRCGYILKPSFLCSPSSNFNPEITGGGPGHIPTQLTIRIISAQQLPKINTDKPNSIVDPQVLVEIHGVAIDKSRDKTHRIDNNGFNPRWDSTLSFQLQVPELALVRFVVEDHDHKAKNDFVGQYTLPFTSLRTGYRHVHLLKADGSSLSPSTLFIHVKVSRKGVPIKTVSERMLLAKSEGKA, from the exons gggTGCTGGATGATGAGGATGTCCGTGCGATGATGCACGGTTCCAACATGGTGAAGGTACGCTCCCAGAAGTGGCAGAAGAGCCGCAGCCTGCGTCTGCTGGAGGACGGGGTCACCGTGTGGTGTGAGTCCACCAAGAGCTCCCGCAAGGCCAAGGCACAACAGACCT tcTCGGTCACAGAGGTGGAGTGTGTGCGTGAGGGCTGCCAGTCTGAGGCTCTGCGGAGACTATCCGGGTCGGTACCAGAGAATCAGTGCTTCACGGTGGTGTTCAGAGGAGCCAGGAAGAGTTTGGACCTCCTCTGCCCCTGTGAGGAGGAGGCGAGGCACTGGGTCCGAGGGATACGCACGCTGAAGGAGCGTGTGGCCAACATGACCCAGAAGGAGAAACTGGACCA CTGGATCCGTGGCTACCTGAGACGGGCTGATGAGAACGACGATGGGAAGATGAGTTACGACGAGGTCAAACGCTTGCTGCAGATGATCAACATAGACCTGAATGAACAGTACGCGCGCTCGCTATTCAAG AAAGCTGACCGGTCGTGCGACGGCCGTCTGGACCACGTAGAGATCGAGGAGTTCTGCAGGGAGCTGATGAGGCGGCCGGAGCTGGACGCTGTGTACAGACACTACTCTGGTAACGGCTGTGTTCTGTCCACCGCTGAGCTGAGAGACTTCCTGGGAGACCAGGGGGAGGACGCGTCACTGATCCACGCTCAGAGCCTCATCCGCACCTACGAGCTCAACGACTGGG CCCAGAACAACCAGTTCATGACCCAGAATGGTTTCACCATGTACATGTTGTCCCAGGAGAACGATGTGTTTAACCCCGACCACGCCAGGGTGCACCAGGACATGACCAGACCTTTGGCCCACTACTTCATCTCATCCTCACACAACACCTACCTCACCAAGGACCAGGTCACCAGCGCCAGCAGCGCCGAGCCATACATCAG AGCTCTGAACCAGGGCTGTCGTTGTGTGGAGCTGGATTGTTGGGACGGGGACAAAGGAGAGCCTGTCATCTACCATGGACACACCCTTACTTCTAAGGTGCCCTTCAAAGAGGTAATCGAGACCATCGCCCAGTATGCCTTCAAG GCCTCCCCGTACCCCCTGATCCTGTCCCTTGAGAACCACTGTACAGTGGAGCAGCAGACGGTCATGGCCAGACACCTGCGCACCATTCTGGGCAAGAGGCTGCTCACCAAGCCCCTCAACGACCAGACTCTGAAGGACCTGCCCTCTCCTGAG GAGCTTAGGGGTCGAATCCTGGTGAAGGGGAAGAAGGATGTTCATCACCTGAACCAGCTGGGGAAGACCAGCAGCTTTGATACCAGCTCGGACGACGAGGCATCAAGCAACAACAAAAAGGACAAAAAGGACCCTGCCAAG GCGGTCTCATCTAAGCTGAGCCCAGAGCTGTCTGAACTGGTGGTGTACTGTCGAAGTGTCCCCTTCCGCGGGTTCCAACACTCTGCCCAGAAACCACCCGATGAGATGTCATCCTTCAATGAGAATGACGCCCTCAAACACATCAAGGACACAG GAAAGCTGTTTGTCAGACATAACAGCAGGCAGCTGAGCCGGATCTACCCCTCCGGGCAACGCCTCCAATCCTCCAACTACGACCCCCAGGATATGTGGAACGGCGGCTGCTCAATGG tggctCTGAATTTCCAGACTCCAGGGGAGCAGATGGATCTGAACCAGGGCCGTTTCCTGCCTAACAGCCGCTGCGGATACATCCTCAAGCCCAGCTTCCTGTGCAGCCCCAGCTCCAACTTCAACCCAGAGATCACAGGAGGCGGGCCAGGACACATCCCCACACAGCTCACTATACGG ATAATATCAGCACAGCAGCTCCCTAAGATCAACACAGACAAGCCCAACTCCATTGTGGACCCACAGGTGTTGGTGGAAATTCACGGGGTGGCCATTGATAAATCCCGAGACAAAACACACCGAATCGACAACAATG GTTTTAACCCACGCTGGGACAGCACTTTGAGCTTCCAGCTGCAGGTCCCTGAGCTGGCCCTGGTACGCTTTGTAGTGGAAGACCATGACCACAAAGCCAAGAACGACTTTGTGGGCCAGTACACCTTGCCCTTCACCAGCCTCCGTACAG GTTACCGCCATGTCCACTTGCTGAAGGCAGATGgctccagcctctctccttcgACCCTTTTCATCCATGTCAAGGTGTCCCGTAAGGGGGTCCCCATCAAGACTGTGTCTGAGCGCATGCTCTTGGCTAAGAGCGAGGGCAAAGCATGA
- the LOC115104086 gene encoding 1-phosphatidylinositol 4,5-bisphosphate phosphodiesterase delta-3-A-like isoform X2 produces the protein MMHGSNMVKVRSQKWQKSRSLRLLEDGVTVWCESTKSSRKAKAQQTFSVTEVECVREGCQSEALRRLSGSVPENQCFTVVFRGARKSLDLLCPCEEEARHWVRGIRTLKERVANMTQKEKLDHWIRGYLRRADENDDGKMSYDEVKRLLQMINIDLNEQYARSLFKKADRSCDGRLDHVEIEEFCRELMRRPELDAVYRHYSGNGCVLSTAELRDFLGDQGEDASLIHAQSLIRTYELNDWAQNNQFMTQNGFTMYMLSQENDVFNPDHARVHQDMTRPLAHYFISSSHNTYLTKDQVTSASSAEPYIRALNQGCRCVELDCWDGDKGEPVIYHGHTLTSKVPFKEVIETIAQYAFKASPYPLILSLENHCTVEQQTVMARHLRTILGKRLLTKPLNDQTLKDLPSPEELRGRILVKGKKDVHHLNQLGKTSSFDTSSDDEASSNNKKDKKDPAKAVSSKLSPELSELVVYCRSVPFRGFQHSAQKPPDEMSSFNENDALKHIKDTGKLFVRHNSRQLSRIYPSGQRLQSSNYDPQDMWNGGCSMVALNFQTPGEQMDLNQGRFLPNSRCGYILKPSFLCSPSSNFNPEITGGGPGHIPTQLTIRIISAQQLPKINTDKPNSIVDPQVLVEIHGVAIDKSRDKTHRIDNNGFNPRWDSTLSFQLQVPELALVRFVVEDHDHKAKNDFVGQYTLPFTSLRTGYRHVHLLKADGSSLSPSTLFIHVKVSRKGVPIKTVSERMLLAKSEGKA, from the exons ATGATGCACGGTTCCAACATGGTGAAGGTACGCTCCCAGAAGTGGCAGAAGAGCCGCAGCCTGCGTCTGCTGGAGGACGGGGTCACCGTGTGGTGTGAGTCCACCAAGAGCTCCCGCAAGGCCAAGGCACAACAGACCT tcTCGGTCACAGAGGTGGAGTGTGTGCGTGAGGGCTGCCAGTCTGAGGCTCTGCGGAGACTATCCGGGTCGGTACCAGAGAATCAGTGCTTCACGGTGGTGTTCAGAGGAGCCAGGAAGAGTTTGGACCTCCTCTGCCCCTGTGAGGAGGAGGCGAGGCACTGGGTCCGAGGGATACGCACGCTGAAGGAGCGTGTGGCCAACATGACCCAGAAGGAGAAACTGGACCA CTGGATCCGTGGCTACCTGAGACGGGCTGATGAGAACGACGATGGGAAGATGAGTTACGACGAGGTCAAACGCTTGCTGCAGATGATCAACATAGACCTGAATGAACAGTACGCGCGCTCGCTATTCAAG AAAGCTGACCGGTCGTGCGACGGCCGTCTGGACCACGTAGAGATCGAGGAGTTCTGCAGGGAGCTGATGAGGCGGCCGGAGCTGGACGCTGTGTACAGACACTACTCTGGTAACGGCTGTGTTCTGTCCACCGCTGAGCTGAGAGACTTCCTGGGAGACCAGGGGGAGGACGCGTCACTGATCCACGCTCAGAGCCTCATCCGCACCTACGAGCTCAACGACTGGG CCCAGAACAACCAGTTCATGACCCAGAATGGTTTCACCATGTACATGTTGTCCCAGGAGAACGATGTGTTTAACCCCGACCACGCCAGGGTGCACCAGGACATGACCAGACCTTTGGCCCACTACTTCATCTCATCCTCACACAACACCTACCTCACCAAGGACCAGGTCACCAGCGCCAGCAGCGCCGAGCCATACATCAG AGCTCTGAACCAGGGCTGTCGTTGTGTGGAGCTGGATTGTTGGGACGGGGACAAAGGAGAGCCTGTCATCTACCATGGACACACCCTTACTTCTAAGGTGCCCTTCAAAGAGGTAATCGAGACCATCGCCCAGTATGCCTTCAAG GCCTCCCCGTACCCCCTGATCCTGTCCCTTGAGAACCACTGTACAGTGGAGCAGCAGACGGTCATGGCCAGACACCTGCGCACCATTCTGGGCAAGAGGCTGCTCACCAAGCCCCTCAACGACCAGACTCTGAAGGACCTGCCCTCTCCTGAG GAGCTTAGGGGTCGAATCCTGGTGAAGGGGAAGAAGGATGTTCATCACCTGAACCAGCTGGGGAAGACCAGCAGCTTTGATACCAGCTCGGACGACGAGGCATCAAGCAACAACAAAAAGGACAAAAAGGACCCTGCCAAG GCGGTCTCATCTAAGCTGAGCCCAGAGCTGTCTGAACTGGTGGTGTACTGTCGAAGTGTCCCCTTCCGCGGGTTCCAACACTCTGCCCAGAAACCACCCGATGAGATGTCATCCTTCAATGAGAATGACGCCCTCAAACACATCAAGGACACAG GAAAGCTGTTTGTCAGACATAACAGCAGGCAGCTGAGCCGGATCTACCCCTCCGGGCAACGCCTCCAATCCTCCAACTACGACCCCCAGGATATGTGGAACGGCGGCTGCTCAATGG tggctCTGAATTTCCAGACTCCAGGGGAGCAGATGGATCTGAACCAGGGCCGTTTCCTGCCTAACAGCCGCTGCGGATACATCCTCAAGCCCAGCTTCCTGTGCAGCCCCAGCTCCAACTTCAACCCAGAGATCACAGGAGGCGGGCCAGGACACATCCCCACACAGCTCACTATACGG ATAATATCAGCACAGCAGCTCCCTAAGATCAACACAGACAAGCCCAACTCCATTGTGGACCCACAGGTGTTGGTGGAAATTCACGGGGTGGCCATTGATAAATCCCGAGACAAAACACACCGAATCGACAACAATG GTTTTAACCCACGCTGGGACAGCACTTTGAGCTTCCAGCTGCAGGTCCCTGAGCTGGCCCTGGTACGCTTTGTAGTGGAAGACCATGACCACAAAGCCAAGAACGACTTTGTGGGCCAGTACACCTTGCCCTTCACCAGCCTCCGTACAG GTTACCGCCATGTCCACTTGCTGAAGGCAGATGgctccagcctctctccttcgACCCTTTTCATCCATGTCAAGGTGTCCCGTAAGGGGGTCCCCATCAAGACTGTGTCTGAGCGCATGCTCTTGGCTAAGAGCGAGGGCAAAGCATGA